In Anopheles bellator chromosome 2, idAnoBellAS_SP24_06.2, whole genome shotgun sequence, the genomic stretch GATCGAAGGTTCGTTTTCATGTATGCTCACATTTCTCACAGCGACGAGGTTActcgtttccatttcgttcgaGTTGCTCATCACGGGCAGGGCTTCCGTTTGTTCTGCCTCTGTTCGGACATCATTTTTTAAGACATTTGGATGACCAGAGTGCTGGTCTTTGGTAATTCCCATGTCGTAAGTAACATTATCATATACCATATCGACGCATTCGTCGTTTGGAGATATTTCTCCGTACTCCGTACTTTCTACGTACTCTATTCCATCAGAGTTCTCTACGATCTCCTCTACATACTCGTAAGATATAGACTCTACTTCCTGCGAACAGTCGTCATATTCAGTCACGAATATTTCGTCTCCTTCAGTGCATTCTATGATCTCCGGCAAATCAAAAGTTTCACTCAACTGGAACGAACTGTGCTCGTGGGGAACTGTTACTGTTTCAATGCACTCCTCAATTTGCTCATCAGAATCATCCCGGTACTCATGGGTTGTTGCGTAATCTGTTTCCTCGAGCTCCTCTGCTATTCTGTAGTCTTCTGTAGCCTCATCTTCATGCTTATTGAGAGCAGCCGACACGGTAAAAGTATTTAAATATTTCGAGAAATCTGCATTTTCGTAACCCTTCCGAATGGAGGGTAGGTCGACTTCTTTCATCCAAATATCTTGCAAGATTAGAAGTGCTTCCTCTAGCACCATATCCTATGCAGCGTGTTCATaagcaaacagaaagaaaaacagaattattgaaaatttcaaaaatagACCGCACTATGTTATGTATGAAGAATTACCTTGTTCGAGGTTGCCTGCTCTTGCCTGACTTTGTACAGATAGcggtttttcaatttattcgaTATCCCAGTTGTGAGCGGTTTCAGAACCGAAACAGCATTGGCTGGCACAAAGTATACGTCCACGAACTTGGTATCTATTTCCATGGTGTTCGATACTGCCTTTGATTCTCGCACGAAGACGACCACCTTCTGCTGCATCCTGGCAAACGTcgtgtccatttttttcacccaCCTTAGGAATATGTTCTCCGTCATCCTTCCCATAATTTGGACTATGTAAACCGCGGGCATGCTGTGCGTGTCTGTACAGCCCTTTCGTGGCGCATTCATACCGACCACCAAGAGAGGCAATTTCACACTCCCGTCCATGTTCGTGGCACACAGGACATCTAGCGGATTATCGATCCCTCCGTACTGCACAGAAATTACGTCCGCAAAAAACACATCCTTCGCTGCGTACGCATAGCTCGGATTGGCAGGATCTTGTATAAGCTTTTCCTTGGCTGCCCTGCTGCGACGTTCCGAATGGCTTTTGTTCTCGTGCGAATCGGTTGTGTCCGATTCCTCCTCCACGGGCCCCGCTTTCTTCACTTGCTGCTgcgattcgattttcttttttgtgagGTCTTTTTTGAGTGCGTTGGGAAGTCGCACGCGCAATACATTAAGATCTATACCCATGGCCAAATACTTgtgtaacttttttttctgctttgtaATCTTTATCACGGATTGAGGGGCTATCGCGTAAGCATCCGCAATGTCTTCTATCAATTCTCCTTgatcaaataaattacaaatatCTATCCGATTCCCTAGTGTTAACATGCGAATACTGCGCGTCGTTGTGTTATTCATTGTTGTATCCCTTTTCACACACTCCCTAATAATTACTTTACACTTTGGAACAATTTGCGTACTAGGCCTTCCTCAACcaaacgcagcataaaagcaaaacaaatcgattTGACGTTAGCGAATTGTtctaaaacaatcaacaagcTAAATGTCCAGGGTTCATTACGATGGCACATTACAGTTTTAGTACTCCTTGTTTTGGAATCGACCGCAGATTTTATGCCACTCAAGCAAACACATGATATTGCTTCAAAACAACTGTTTCTTTTCAATGTTTCAGGCATGTTATTTATTTCGCATTTAATCGAATTTTTATACGTGCAACCAACTCTAGCAACTTATACAATAACATTTGGGCATAAAGAAGACATGATACATAGACTCGAACTCACATCAACCGCAAtcgtaccaaaaaaaacaagtacACTTGGTTTACtatcaaaattgttcacttaGCTTTATTCATTTCCTTATTCATAGTCAATCAGAATCAGTCCTtgtatttcaatttcaaactaAAATGTTACTCTCGAAAGGGTAAACAGATGATACTCCCAATGGTATGCTTAACGCTTTCTaacaaaagcatttttttaaattattctttaaTTCGCGTATGGCGAAATACCGACAAAAGAATGTGTTGACTGAAAGCAACGACAAGGCCCGGAAGTTGAAattaaagagaaaaaacaaaaacaaaacaataatacgGTCCACATAGCTGAAAGAATGAAGGGACTAATAGAACATTAACTACTACAGATCGTTGTAAGTATCGTAGCTTACTTTCCGGGCCGCACACACGAGAATCAAGTTCGTAAACCCCAACGGAAAACAAGCAACGCGATAAATAACGGCATGGCGCATTCATAATCTATCTATCAACATTAAACTGTGTGTGGGCGTAAATTTATGTGTAATATTTGTAGgtttgctgctgatgctgctgctgacgaacAGTCTCCGTGTGGTTCGTAACCCTAcaattttcgcttccttccagCGAGAGTAGGTTTGGGACCACCAGTGGGAGCGCTGGCTGTCGTTTCGCCATTCTTCTTCGTAgtagtgttgctgctgctgctgctgccatttgTCTGTCCGGAATGTTCCACCGCTTTGCTAGCagagggttttgttttttcaggCTGCAAGTATCGAAGGAGAGGCAAACAgtaagcaaatgaaaatgaaatcagaTAATTTTCAGAATTATATAATCAGATCATTAGTTTTTATAAGTCAACCTGAGAGAATACGTACCACGGCAGGTTTTTCTTGAACCAAGAAGAGACTGTGCTGACCGCCTCCCGACACCTTTAGCATCACCTTTCCCTGTACCTGTTGGCTGGTGAGTAGCACGGGACTGTCTTCGTCCTCTTCTTTGCCGGTACCGAGCTGGTTACTCGATCCCATGCCCCATGCGTACACTTCGCCTTTGTCCGTGATGGCAAACGAGGTGGTTTCACCGCAACTGACACTGACCACCTTTCGATCCGCTCCACCAAGTCGTTCGATCGGTGTGAGGCTTGTTGCATCCTGCTCTACCGCGCCCAAGCCCAGTCGACCATACTCCTTGCGACCAATCACGTACACTTTGCCATCGTCTTTCAGTGCAATCGTATGGTGTTGACCTCCGGCAATGTGTTCCACGTTCATGAAGCTCGTCATTTCCGGCACGTAGACCGGTTTGGTTTCACTACGTTTGATACCGAGCTGGCAGTAATTGTTTAACCCAAATGCATATATCCGCGCGGTCTGCGGTTCTCTGAAGAAGGTACAGTACGTGGTGGCCCAGATGGCATCGGCAACGACCGCTTTGCCGCGCCGCGTTACAATGCCCGGCTTCAGTAGCTGCGTTTTGCCGCGCCGCGATTCTCCCGACGCCGCGCGAGACGAAATGCGACCCAGTTGTCCCTGCTCCGCACATCCGACAGTGTAGATGTTGCCACCATCGGATAGTAGAACCAGATGGTCACTGCCAGACGCTATGTCAACCCACTGTTGATCGGGCAGAACTTCGATCGGGAGCCGCTTGTTTCCTTCCAGCGTGAGGCCCATATTACCGTGGGAATCCTTGTGAAAATTAGGCGTGTTCGAATGTgcagaagagcaaaaaaataacacacgaTCGGTTAGTAAATTTCCTACTACACACACCCATCAATTTCCGTTTCTGAAATGCACAAGCACTTTCAAATTCTGTAAGCACCAAGattgcaaattttgttttccaaactCCGGTTATCATTGATCGAATCCGGTCAAGATCAAGACAAGATAAATTGGTTGTGACATGCCGTTCAATTTTGCAATCGGTAGATCGCATGCACGAAAAAGACGAGCTAGTGATAGATTAGTCTGAATTGAGTTCTACTAGAACCGACTCTTGAGCCGGCTTCTGGCAGCTCGCAAATTTGACTCAAATTGCTGGCAATCCGCTGTTTTCAATCAGCGACTGCTGCGGAAGCCGAGACCACCCATCACCAAACGGATGCATCACCCATCGGCCGGGCGACCGCCGGATGACCATCATCCGGGTGGATTCATCAGGTGAACCCCGGGCAACCAACAGGCAGCCGCTGCATCATCCGACAACCGATGCATTGCTGGTAGCGAACGCTCCGATCACAGAGCTGCCTTGCTGAGGCATATTCGCGTGCCTTTTCTCAGACCTTCCCGAAGCATACAAAACCAGAGTAACCAGGTACTCGTACGGGTGCTCCAAGTGCGAGATTACCACTAGCTGGGTAGTACGTGCAGCAACCGTCCTTTTGCGATCGAACGCGCCACGTCACAACGAACATCGTTATTTCCGTGAGTTAGGGAAGAAGGTAAATCCTTTCGATGGGTACAGGTAAGCAACGGCACACAGACGAGGGGAGAATTTAAAAGGCGATTGATTACCCCAGTGCACAAAACAGGACCGTGAGAACGAACAGGCTCGCGAGGGGTAGAAGAAGGGAGTGAAAAGAATGCACGATCATTTGGGAATAGGAAAAGCGAACCTTTAAATTGACCGACCCTCCATCTTACCGGCTCCGCTTGAAGTTCCCTCGAAAGACAACCAGCTGTCGCTTTGCCGTCACCCTCGTGAAGCGCTCGTCAAACAACGCCAAAATACACAAATTGAAAACTTCTTCCCAGCTGACGGACCAAGGAGGCGACGACGGTCGAAAAAGTTCGAATTTCAAACGTGCGGCACTGGGAAGGATCTTTGGAACTTACCCGAAATGAGCCCCACGCGAAAACGCGACCATCCTCCAGTAGGCAGGCTGAATGTGAGTCACCTCCGGAAATTTTTACACAGGGGCCAGGTAGGTCGATTGCTTTCGGTTCAAACTCGGAACCTTCTTCGGACGTGTCCCTGCCGAGAGCTCCTTCGTCATTGCAACCGAACGAGTAAACCTTACCCGCCGCGGTTAGGCAGAGACTGTGCATTCCACCGGCCCTAATGTCGACGACATCCGCCACGCTTGCCACGACAGCCGGTCGCGTTTTTTCCATCACATCCTCCCCGAGCCCAAGCTGGCCAACCTCGCCTTGGCCACAGACGAGCAATTTTCCCGATGCTGTGGGTCGTCTTGCCAGCAATAGTTCCACTGTTGATAGGAAAAGTATAACAAGAACCAGGATGCATGAACTGAAGCAACTCTTTCTTTTAAGCTTCTGCTACTTACGCCGCCGTTTCAACCGCATTTTTTTCGCCGGACcttggccattttctttgctttcggttttcgcTTTCCCGCGCTCCATGTTGTCGTCTATTTGGGGTGAGGGATAAAAATATCTATTCCGTATCACTGGCACTGATGTTAATTTCGATTCAAGTGTGATCACACCACACCGCGCACACAGTTGGCTATTATATTTTAGGTTATAGATCCGCACACACTCGGCTGCACGACTACATTACACTTCAAAAGTTACTGCGATTTTTCCTTGCGAAGGTGTGCAAGTTTTTCTTCGTAACTGCCACCACCAAATGGCAGAATGGGACTGAGACGATGCGTGGTTCAGTATCGCCACTTTTGTACTCAAAAATCCTCAGGTAATCCTTAAGAATTTTGGGACCACTTATCACTACCCAAAGGAATCTGGCCCGCTGGTTGCACGTTCTTCCTATTCCATCCGGCGTTCGGCGAAGCAGTGACGGATGATTTTGCCGCTTCTGCCCGCATAGCTATAAACGGTTCCTACGTTTTTATGGCAATCAAACTCCGCTCTGTTGGCAGCCGTGTGCACCCGTTGATCGGAGAGCATTCAAATGTTCTGGACATTTTATGAACTGCATGTCAAGGGTAAAAGCATTTATTTTGtgagaaaatcgataaatcCAGAATCATTTGCTGCTGGTAGTAGAACGTCacaaattaaacataaatttaacaTACAGAACTGCGTCCTAAAGAGCCACTGATCGATTCAAAAAGTACCATTCACGTGGACATCACTTTCTATGTTTTAAGACAAATGACGGCTTGAAATTGAAAGCTCTCTATTAAAATTCAGACCCTTTCTCGTCATTATTGCCGCCATAAtatgttgtgtgtttttcctAAAACAGCATTTCACACAACCCTGTGTATTAGAACCGTCAATTTTGCAGTCCattgtttcaaacaaaacgtaaATAAACTTCACCTCCACCGGTTTCACATCCGCGACCGCACCAGGCGATAACAGCGTAGGACCCGGCATGAGTAGCGCTCGTGAGAATCCTTCCCTCCCAGCCGTAGTCGATCATCATATTCGGCAGACGTATTGCCAAAATCGCCCACTTTACCGTCGATCGCGCCAGCTGACCGCCGTCCGTGTCTACTCGGTGGCCAACGAGTCGCGGCATTTGCTCGTTTTCGGCGTACCGCAGATCGATTTGCTCCGGGAGCTGCGCCAAGAGTTTGCTCGGATCGGAAAGCTTGAAACGGTCGAGAACATCACAGCTAtctggcagcagcaccgtgacAACGGCGAATCTGATACGCTCACCCTCGAACCATTCACCGATGTATTTCACGTTTGTTTCGTGAAGCTCGAAAAGGCTCGGCAAGCGAAGCGGTCGCTCGATGCGCGCAACTTTTACGGTGGCGTTCTGCACATTTCCTACGCACCCGAGCGGGAAACGGTGGCCGAAGTGCGCGCCAAGCTGTCACAGCGAAGGTCAGAGGTGCGGTACCGCACAAAGGGTGGCCGGCTAAAGACAAAGCCGAAGCAGGCGCCATCACTCGAtcctgttggtggtgttggtgatcgTCGGCCCGGTATTCGATCGGGCAATGCCATACCACATCACAGACAAGCAGGACGACGGCCTTGACGATAGTGTATGTTAATCGTTGCTCAGTGTCCTCAGTCAATTGACCGCTTGGCGGCCATCAGTCAAACAGGCCCGTTTAGATAAATATGATTATTCCGGTCGAGGTAAGATTGCTGAAAAGGATTTCTTCGCTCACGTTTCGGTGGTTCATTGTTCCGAAATCTTAATTTCGGTTGCGTTTTTCTCATGCTTAGGTACAATGCCGCACTTGTGCGCAGGTGTTTTGCTGTGCCAAGTGCCGCCACAAGCACGAAGAAGCCAACCACCAGGAGGCGGCCATGATACGCAAAATTTGCTACATCTGCAACCAGCGCCCGTTCCCGCTACGGAAGGACACCAAAATCACAACGAACAACGTGCTGATCGCGCACATCCTGCAGGAACACATGCCGCTGCGTTGCAACCGCTGCACGAAGGTAAAGATCAGAGCATCTTTTTCGAGTTGGAACGAATGTGAACGACGGTCCTTGGTTTTCGTTTTAGGTTTTCTACTCTTTGCACGATTTGCAGCAGCTAAGCAAATGCTTCATGCTGTGCCCGAACAGCAGTGAAGGCGAGTGTTTCTTGGAGGGTAGCCTACCTGCTGTCGAGGCCAGAGTATCGCTTCCAGCGCCGGacgaaaataaggaaaatttAAGTGTAAACGTAGATCAGGGCCTggggaaaaccgaaaacaaacggcaagcGGGCAATGTAGCTCGCCGAAGAAGTGTCCCGTTGTCGGTGGAATTGCAATCGTTGCAGGAGTCGCAAGAAATAATCGAAGAGGTGGATGAGGCACTGCTTACGCCGCTGACCAAGATAAATTTGCGGTGGAAACGCAAAAGTCGCCAAAGTTTTGAAAGCATGCTCTCGACGTCCGGAAACAACAATAGTTCGGCTTCGTCGTCTTCTACATCGGACTTGCTGAAACTGAACGATGTACCGGCGCCGGGAGTAGTCCCACGGCCTAAGCTGGTacgcagcaccagcactcCGATGTACCAGTGGCAACTGATGCCGATGGTGAAGCTACCGAACGAATCGTACACGGCCACGATGGGCCAAATGTCCAGCATTCACTGTAGCACCGAAAGTGAGGCGGACAGTCGATCGGACGATATGGGCGTttctccgccaccaccacctgcaccCAGCTCGGCAGATGAACTGGACAAGGTGCGTGCCATCATACGCAATCGCTCGAAGGTGGCGGCCACACCACTTCGGCAGGTGATGTCCAAGAGCATCCAACGGGCGATCGCGCAGCACACGACCGGAGCGTACTCGAAGATGCTGCAGCCCGGTACGCAGCGCAAAATGAGTTTCAACTCGACGATGAGTAGCACAGGTGCCAACAATAGCTCGGTTGGTTCACCGACCCCGGATCCGCTCGATCTGCGAACCACTCCGGTGCTGAAACGGGAAAGCAACGTGTCGAGTGCGAAACTAACGAAGGCATTCTCAATAGACGTAGGGCGATCACTGCAGGACACTGCCAGCACCATCGATTCGGAGTACTATGAAGCGCACCGTGATCTGGATTCGCTACGTGCGAACGAATCGGCCGACCGGGAAAATAgggaaaatcaacaaaaactgTACTCCGAAGGGCAGCTCGGGCTTGGGAAAGATGACACGGCACAATCTACCGTTAGCTATCTGCGAACACCGAAATCGTCCGGAGCGGTGCTCAAAAAGGTGATCTCTTTCCACACCTTGAACGATAGCAAGGCGGACGAAGCAGGTGATGTGTGGGGTACACCGTGCTCGATGGAGTTCGTACCCCCGCGAAGCTACAGCTGCTCCGTTATCGGTCTCGGCAATATCTTTCAAGCGGAAGACCACGCAAGTGACACAATTTCGGATGAAGTGTTCTACCCGGCGGCGACAGCGCAACGGATGGGTCggttgaaaaaaaaggaacaagaaACCGAAGGTAAACAGGTTGCCGTtaacggtggcggcagcaagCTGTGGTCCATCGTTTCGAACGTTATTCGCTTGGCATCGCGCAGTGACGTGCAGGAGGAACTGGCCACGCCCGGTGCACCATCCATTGGTGGGGGACTTGTGCAGCGAGCGGTCTCGTTTGCCGACTATCTCAAGACCCGATACAGCGGCAGGACGTCTTCGTCTGGTTCGGACGAGTATCGAGTGCCGAAAGAATCGAGCGGTAAAAAACGCCGGCGGGCGGCATCCGTTGTCTCGCGCACCACTTTCGCTCCGGCCACGATGGCCATACCAATGGCCGCGAAGATGAGCTGCAGTCCGGCCGCGAAACGGAAGCGTATTCAGTCCCGCCAACCAATCCATCGGTTGCGTCCCGGTAGCGATAGTGGAAGCAGTTGAAAAGTATCACCTAATCAAGCCAGAGGTCAAAGGTGTGATCCCAGTTTCGCTCTTAATGCCTAGAATTAGATAATTTCTCTGATTACTTTTTTTGTAACTTTAAGGGAAGAATGTAACTGACGTGCCATCAGCGTGAGTTGGCGAGCTGTGTAAATTCCAAATAAATGTTCTCTTTAATTCGAAACGTAAAACCGGGTTTAGATCGGAAAGGTAAATTAGGGTTATACAGGAGAAAGATGAAAATGCCCAAGGCATCTGTAAACGATCAATGGCATTACAGCAGTGAAATGGCCTGTTGTGCTGATTGCCCATCCCTGATAAACCGTTTCCATTGCCCATTTCTTCGCGGATTACAAGAGCAAAACACCGTAATTCTGATGACTAAGACATTCACCAGCCACTTTATTCTGTATCAGCAAGCGTATCCCTCGTATCGTTCCACTATCACCTTTAcagtttcgtttcattttgttacGCTCAAAGAATCGTTTTCGGGATTTTAAGTGAAGAACGATAGTACCTACTTTAGATGAATCGTACAATTTTACACTAAGAGTATGAGAGACAgttcaaccaaaaaaaaacaaggaacaaCGTTCATCGCTGTTCGAAGATGCATAAAGCCATGAATGGTcagttgaaataatttaaaaattgggTTCAACGTGTATACTGCTTTGCAAGTTGGAAAGAGTTTGAATTTAACGCATAATCAGCAAATACTAAAACTTTTATGTGATCCAGTTTCATttctaaaataaattataaaacaaaacaatcgcaaaGTATCGGTAACTACATTGCACGTATAAACTTTCTTGGCTTTACATTGTTGTACAGGAGCGTGTTACTAATGCTCCGTGTAAGAAAGCCAGCGGACAGTGACCGACAAGACTAGAAAATAGACGGAAGACGTGAAAAAACGTTCTACGATTCTGGTGGCTTAAATCAGATGCGGTGGAGGCCCACAACCGAGGCTCTCCGATGAACCGAGCGCCAGCGATGTCAGTATAGTACGCCGCCCCGGGTGGACACCCAGGTTTTCCCAGTTGATCCACGACAGTCGAGCGGTTAAGTCTGCAAACATAGAGAACGGAATGAGTTTTGCCGTCAATTAACGATCGTTCGGGAGATCCATTTTGGTAGCGAATCGGAGAACGTACCGCTAGTGTTCCAGTGGGCACGGTCTGCCTTGATTTCCCCCCGAAGACACTTCTCGACGTACGTCAGTGGGTCGTAATCGGCTTCCAGGACTTCACGGAGCAGCGCGATGTAAGCGATGGCCAGACGCAACGTGTCGATCTTGCTGAGCCGCTTCTCGTACGGGAACGTCGGCACGTGCACCCGCAGCTCGTCGAACGCTGAGTTAATGCTGCTATTAGGAGGACAGCCAGAGGGAACAAAACAGGCGTACATCATTATGGGACACTCGTTCCGGGGGGGTTCGCAACGCTGAAGAGCGGCAGAAGATCAAGAAAACACAACGTACCCATTTGGCGCGGAACGCATCATGCGCTTCCGTTCGCGGACGTTTGTCTGCTGGCGCTGTATTTTATACGGTGGCGGATTGTACGGATGGCTCATGGTGGTGGACAGCGATGGGCTAGGTGGTGTCGAAGAGTCCAGACATTCTGCGGACACGGACGCAGAACCATGCAACTGATAAGTATGGTAGCTTCAAAGGGTTTCGTAGCATCTTTTTGGCACGTAAAACGTGTATCGAGCAAATGATCGCACTTTAAGTCAGATCGTACAAGTCTTACGCACAAGGACTTAAGCAGGTCTTAATAACCGATTGCGACGAGTTAATTGGTAAGTTGTTAATGGGCACCTAAGTACAGGATCTATTAGAGCTGAGCAAGGGCGCCGTGGGCCGATGCGTTAAAATTGGTATTCAGAGACTGATGTGCCGACAGTGTGATATCCAATCCGCTTCGAGTCATTAATCTAAGTTATTGGCGGA encodes the following:
- the LOC131209551 gene encoding uncharacterized protein LOC131209551 isoform X2 encodes the protein MDKICRSQLPDSSSSPPLSGLHGFHGFDDELMADLPSCVYANHHQLGTVAGNGAGSGVGVAVGHAGHSSSPPNLRLNSNSLRQMQHQYLHHNECLDSSTPPSPSLSTTMSHPYNPPPYKIQRQQTNVRERKRMMRSAPNGINSAFDELRVHVPTFPYEKRLSKIDTLRLAIAYIALLREVLEADYDPLTYVEKCLRGEIKADRAHWNTSDLTARLSWINWENLGVHPGRRTILTSLALGSSESLGCGPPPHLI
- the LOC131207236 gene encoding RNA-binding protein 48; amino-acid sequence: MSSARENPSLPAVVDHHIRQTYCQNRPLYRRSRQLTAVRVYSVANESRHLLVFGVPQIDLLRELRQEFARIGKLETVENITAIWQQHRDNGESDTLTLEPFTDVFHVCFVKLEKARQAKRSLDARNFYGGVLHISYAPERETVAEVRAKLSQRRSEVRYRTKGGRLKTKPKQAPSLDPVGGVGDRRPGIRSGNAIPHHRQAGRRP
- the LOC131210430 gene encoding uncharacterized protein LOC131210430, with the translated sequence MIIPVEVQCRTCAQVFCCAKCRHKHEEANHQEAAMIRKICYICNQRPFPLRKDTKITTNNVLIAHILQEHMPLRCNRCTKVFYSLHDLQQLSKCFMLCPNSSEGECFLEGSLPAVEARVSLPAPDENKENLSVNVDQGLGKTENKRQAGNVARRRSVPLSVELQSLQESQEIIEEVDEALLTPLTKINLRWKRKSRQSFESMLSTSGNNNSSASSSSTSDLLKLNDVPAPGVVPRPKLVRSTSTPMYQWQLMPMVKLPNESYTATMGQMSSIHCSTESEADSRSDDMGVSPPPPPAPSSADELDKVRAIIRNRSKVAATPLRQVMSKSIQRAIAQHTTGAYSKMLQPGTQRKMSFNSTMSSTGANNSSVGSPTPDPLDLRTTPVLKRESNVSSAKLTKAFSIDVGRSLQDTASTIDSEYYEAHRDLDSLRANESADRENRENQQKLYSEGQLGLGKDDTAQSTVSYLRTPKSSGAVLKKVISFHTLNDSKADEAGDVWGTPCSMEFVPPRSYSCSVIGLGNIFQAEDHASDTISDEVFYPAATAQRMGRLKKKEQETEGKQVAVNGGGSKLWSIVSNVIRLASRSDVQEELATPGAPSIGGGLVQRAVSFADYLKTRYSGRTSSSGSDEYRVPKESSGKKRRRAASVVSRTTFAPATMAIPMAAKMSCSPAAKRKRIQSRQPIHRLRPGSDSGSS
- the LOC131209241 gene encoding tigger transposable element-derived protein 4-like, producing the protein MNNTTTRSIRMLTLGNRIDICNLFDQGELIEDIADAYAIAPQSVIKITKQKKKLHKYLAMGIDLNVLRVRLPNALKKDLTKKKIESQQQVKKAGPVEEESDTTDSHENKSHSERRSRAAKEKLIQDPANPSYAYAAKDVFFADVISVQYGGIDNPLDVLCATNMDGSVKLPLLVVGMNAPRKGCTDTHSMPAVYIVQIMGRMTENIFLRWVKKMDTTFARMQQKVVVFVRESKAVSNTMEIDTKFVDVYFVPANAVSVLKPLTTGISNKLKNRYLYKVRQEQATSNKDMVLEEALLILQDIWMKEVDLPSIRKGYENADFSKYLNTFTVSAALNKHEDEATEDYRIAEELEETDYATTHEYRDDSDEQIEECIETVTVPHEHSSFQLSETFDLPEIIECTEGDEIFVTEYDDCSQEVESISYEYVEEIVENSDGIEYVESTEYGEISPNDECVDMVYDNVTYDMGITKDQHSGHPNVLKNDVRTEAEQTEALPVMSNSNEMETSNLVAVRNVSIHENEPSIATSLDTVWRNLLTTEDVPESLFQRFYELEHFLKSQ
- the LOC131208916 gene encoding regulator of chromosome condensation, producing the protein MERGKAKTESKENGQGPAKKMRLKRRLELLLARRPTASGKLLVCGQGEVGQLGLGEDVMEKTRPAVVASVADVVDIRAGGMHSLCLTAAGKVYSFGCNDEGALGRDTSEEGSEFEPKAIDLPGPCVKISGGDSHSACLLEDGRVFAWGSFRDSHGNMGLTLEGNKRLPIEVLPDQQWVDIASGSDHLVLLSDGGNIYTVGCAEQGQLGRISSRAASGESRRGKTQLLKPGIVTRRGKAVVADAIWATTYCTFFREPQTARIYAFGLNNYCQLGIKRSETKPVYVPEMTSFMNVEHIAGGQHHTIALKDDGKVYVIGRKEYGRLGLGAVEQDATSLTPIERLGGADRKVVSVSCGETTSFAITDKGEVYAWGMGSSNQLGTGKEEDEDSPVLLTSQQVQGKVMLKVSGGGQHSLFLVQEKPAVPEKTKPSASKAVEHSGQTNGSSSSSNTTTKKNGETTASAPTGGPKPTLAGRKRKL
- the LOC131209551 gene encoding uncharacterized protein LOC131209551 isoform X1 — its product is MDKICRSQLPDSSSSPPLSGLHGFHGFDDELMADLPSCVYANHHQLGTVAGNGAGSGVGVAVGHAGHSSSPPNLRLNSNSLRQMQHQYLHHNECLDSSTPPSPSLSTTMSHPYNPPPYKIQRQQTNVRERKRMMRSAPNGSINSAFDELRVHVPTFPYEKRLSKIDTLRLAIAYIALLREVLEADYDPLTYVEKCLRGEIKADRAHWNTSDLTARLSWINWENLGVHPGRRTILTSLALGSSESLGCGPPPHLI